From Caulobacter segnis, a single genomic window includes:
- a CDS encoding 3-hydroxyacyl-CoA dehydrogenase family protein, whose protein sequence is MKIGVVGAGLMGGEIALVFALGGFEVLLNDRDEVVLQRGIDRLATLLDKGVARGMYAAEAKDEALARITPATDIALLSGCDLVSEAVFEALEVKQEVLKTLDAVCQPDCILTSNTSTLPISTLSAALAPARRPRFIGAHFFSPVSRMALVEVIPSFDTALETSAPVVEILRRIGKSPIVVKDVAGFAVNRLLHAMLIEAVKLVEEGVATPEDLDTACRLGLGHPIGPFALMDAVSSGLCLQVQQILHDAYGERFRPPALLKQRVAGGFVGGAGRPGWTTASGR, encoded by the coding sequence GTGAAGATCGGTGTCGTGGGCGCGGGGCTGATGGGCGGTGAAATCGCGCTGGTCTTCGCCCTGGGCGGGTTCGAGGTTCTGCTCAACGATCGGGACGAGGTCGTCCTGCAACGGGGGATCGACCGTCTGGCCACGTTGCTGGACAAGGGTGTCGCGCGCGGGATGTATGCCGCCGAGGCCAAGGACGAGGCCCTGGCGCGGATCACGCCCGCGACCGACATCGCCCTCCTTTCAGGGTGTGATCTGGTCAGCGAGGCCGTGTTCGAGGCGCTCGAGGTCAAGCAAGAGGTCCTCAAGACGCTCGACGCGGTCTGCCAGCCGGACTGCATCCTGACGTCGAACACGTCGACCCTGCCGATCTCGACGCTGAGCGCCGCGCTCGCCCCAGCGCGTCGCCCGCGGTTCATCGGCGCTCACTTCTTCTCACCGGTCTCGCGCATGGCGCTGGTCGAGGTCATTCCCAGTTTCGACACCGCGCTGGAGACGTCCGCCCCGGTCGTGGAGATCCTGCGACGGATCGGCAAGTCACCTATCGTGGTCAAGGACGTGGCGGGGTTCGCGGTCAACCGGCTGCTGCACGCCATGCTGATCGAAGCCGTCAAACTGGTGGAGGAGGGCGTCGCCACCCCCGAGGACCTCGACACGGCCTGTCGTCTGGGGCTGGGTCACCCGATCGGCCCATTCGCCCTGATGGATGCGGTGTCCTCTGGCCTTTGCCTGCAGGTTCAGCAGATCCTGCACGACGCCTACGGGGAACGCTTCCGTCCGCCGGCCCTGCTGAAGCAACGCGTGGCGGGGGGCTTCGTCGGCGGCGCCGGTCGACCGGGGTGGACGACGGCCTCTGGCCGATGA
- a CDS encoding M28 family peptidase yields the protein MSAVAGLLALTMVGAMAGPAIVQPAVRPFMRGVAPARSDTPAWFNLRLPGPETDPEKGPLEAADARLPARPAVFAPGPMDPTLDGAAIHRDVATIVGFSHESRAAGDYLWGRVTGRPAYDRTIAWTAEELRRAGLVDVRREPFRATGINLPVRGEVRLLGAEAMGQGSRDIVLASAMVGGDGPVVGVVTAPLVYAGQGLDADLAGRDLKGKIAVIIATPDPSLYAAVPSNRLTAVMDAGAVGAIEILAQPGNLKSFDRDRHGCGRRLCFTVGGEDGFFVQTLLGEAAKVGKTVTATLSATSETLDRDVPNVVATLPGRTNRTVIIVAHADGWFGGADDNASGLAVMIGLARHFARQPKLERTLVFVASAGHHSAGANGVRAFRAMHADDVARADLIVNIEHPAQSAMMRTYVERRNDNFGSAMVAASGDLPKQIAVNNRAPFLIDLWRQGITCFGLEGQRFVDQALPGDLNGFSDLTSVPQTQMIASGGVYHTSGDDLYSVPPAALERAARFHAYLVEMATNATPEALRGASVTPARSCPPTP from the coding sequence ATGAGCGCGGTCGCGGGCTTGCTGGCGCTGACCATGGTCGGCGCGATGGCCGGCCCGGCGATCGTCCAGCCCGCCGTCCGGCCGTTCATGCGCGGCGTGGCGCCCGCCAGATCCGACACGCCAGCCTGGTTCAATCTACGCCTGCCAGGTCCGGAAACCGACCCCGAAAAGGGACCGCTCGAGGCGGCCGACGCGCGGCTGCCGGCGCGCCCGGCCGTATTCGCGCCCGGTCCGATGGATCCGACCCTGGACGGCGCTGCGATCCATCGGGACGTGGCGACGATCGTCGGCTTCTCGCACGAGAGCCGGGCGGCGGGCGACTATCTGTGGGGCCGGGTCACCGGACGCCCGGCCTATGACAGGACCATCGCCTGGACAGCGGAGGAACTGCGGCGCGCCGGGCTGGTGGATGTTCGCCGGGAGCCGTTCCGCGCGACCGGCATTAACCTGCCCGTTCGGGGCGAGGTGCGACTGCTGGGCGCCGAGGCGATGGGGCAGGGCAGCCGGGACATCGTCCTGGCCTCGGCGATGGTCGGCGGCGACGGCCCCGTCGTCGGCGTGGTCACCGCGCCACTGGTCTATGCTGGACAGGGCCTGGACGCCGACCTGGCCGGACGCGACCTGAAGGGCAAGATCGCCGTCATCATCGCGACGCCCGATCCAAGCCTCTACGCCGCGGTCCCGTCGAACCGCCTGACCGCCGTCATGGACGCCGGCGCGGTGGGCGCGATCGAGATCCTGGCGCAGCCCGGAAACCTCAAGAGCTTTGACCGGGATCGGCATGGCTGTGGTCGGCGACTGTGCTTCACGGTCGGCGGCGAGGATGGCTTCTTCGTGCAGACCCTGCTGGGCGAAGCGGCCAAGGTCGGCAAGACCGTGACCGCGACCTTGTCGGCAACCTCGGAGACGCTGGACCGCGACGTCCCGAATGTTGTCGCCACCCTGCCGGGGCGGACGAACCGGACCGTGATCATCGTCGCCCACGCCGATGGGTGGTTCGGCGGTGCGGACGACAACGCCTCGGGCCTGGCGGTCATGATCGGCCTGGCCCGGCATTTCGCCAGGCAGCCGAAGCTCGAGCGGACCCTGGTCTTCGTCGCCAGCGCCGGACATCACAGCGCCGGCGCCAACGGCGTGCGGGCGTTCCGCGCGATGCACGCGGACGACGTGGCCAGGGCCGACCTGATCGTCAACATCGAGCATCCGGCTCAGAGCGCCATGATGCGGACCTATGTCGAGCGGCGGAACGACAATTTCGGCTCGGCGATGGTCGCCGCGTCCGGCGACCTGCCCAAGCAGATCGCGGTCAACAACCGCGCGCCTTTCCTGATCGATCTTTGGCGCCAGGGGATCACGTGCTTTGGCCTGGAGGGGCAAAGGTTCGTCGACCAAGCCTTGCCTGGCGATCTCAATGGATTTTCGGACCTGACGAGCGTGCCCCAGACCCAGATGATCGCGTCAGGCGGCGTCTATCACACGAGCGGGGACGACCTCTATTCCGTGCCGCCCGCGGCGCTGGAGCGCGCGGCGCGCTTCCACGCCTATCTCGTTGAAATGGCCACGAACGCCACTCCGGAAGCCTTGCGCGGCGCCAGCGTCACGCCTGCCCGAAGCTGTCCGCCCACGCCCTAG